Proteins encoded within one genomic window of Halodesulfurarchaeum formicicum:
- a CDS encoding MrcB family domain-containing protein — protein MGELEAELKPILSEEFPNNDNIEAGLRRTLQELRDEGEVKFHGDGEYRLLLDAGEDIADLFEIAIRDYPEAREKDDFSHEAAKIIKDEIPEILDQSLSYDHLSIRGSVGYGGLANIPWIGIFDERVTSDPKNGLYIVYLFDTGNDSVFLTLNQGMTNLQEEYGRTKARKILATRAELLRTVVDVDGFEERNIPLTSDLLTSKNNLYGTSSICHKEYSVDDNPSSRTWINEVARLVGEFQRIIDDGHYENLLDAFDEDSGEQTDPFGPIQSGEYEGVEEATADVLDRISDSDEDIQKFHSELSKAIVSDWTEPLKNIAVQTASEISKEEQVLIEQIQRVYDENEEWLSDRAEDLGVGSLFALDPSQVLYMALLRDIQSEIPEISRLNINHVKLKTIFNEEYSVVSEGQGADEVQHPLIDYLNANTDEISVHTFTAPPDYWLTSFRRRAISFGEEHRNRWNKVSEGDLALFHSRAEPGNPALESQPAGFIGAGIVGQSYTVEDDWWWDEIYEGKSFPYILSFDRLFLTSDITSIDQSITILEESDEEIEDQIETLTEGLLTFSRVNDRCEEEVGKGIGAQGSFQTFRSENGKLDYERPRIILQELAQSLSESSPVNIHYSANPNLSTEILDGLYFPGNQGEEIINEIEAAIRSGKHVILTGPPGTGKTEIAERVAQDLAESHPHLYTGSQVTTATADWSTFDTVGGYMPSESQDTNSGESLSFTPGTVLNRLRHTHHDVPINEPLVIDELNRADIDKAFGQLFTVLSGQPVTLPYTRNGDEVEILPVNDLEGSPRQNQYPIPNSWRLLATMNTYDKTSLYEMSYAFMRRFAFIRVGVPDLDGNLDTLMEEYISAWEDGDEALEINLSDRELRAVGQVWQRTNSAVEGRSIGPAIVRDLVLFVENHDDRKLKPRLTRAVIAYVFPQLEGVPKRQEIVESIAKLQDVVDSETLKDAASEMLQITFEED, from the coding sequence TTGGGCGAGCTGGAAGCGGAACTGAAACCCATATTATCTGAAGAATTTCCCAATAACGATAATATTGAGGCCGGCTTACGTCGAACGCTTCAGGAACTCCGGGATGAAGGGGAAGTGAAGTTTCATGGAGATGGGGAATACCGGCTGTTACTCGATGCAGGGGAGGATATCGCGGATCTATTTGAAATCGCTATTCGGGATTACCCAGAAGCCAGAGAGAAAGATGATTTCAGCCACGAGGCGGCCAAAATAATCAAAGATGAGATACCCGAAATACTTGACCAATCGCTTTCCTATGATCATCTCTCAATCCGTGGATCAGTCGGATATGGTGGACTGGCAAACATTCCTTGGATCGGGATTTTTGATGAGCGAGTAACATCGGACCCCAAAAACGGTCTCTATATTGTCTATTTGTTTGACACTGGGAATGATTCGGTTTTTCTAACACTCAATCAGGGAATGACGAATCTGCAAGAAGAATACGGACGGACAAAAGCCAGGAAAATCCTTGCAACCCGAGCCGAATTGCTACGTACGGTTGTAGATGTTGATGGATTTGAGGAACGCAATATCCCACTCACTAGCGATTTACTGACGTCAAAAAACAATCTCTATGGCACTTCGTCGATTTGCCACAAAGAATATTCAGTAGACGATAATCCGTCTTCAAGAACCTGGATCAATGAAGTAGCCCGATTAGTGGGCGAGTTTCAAAGGATAATCGACGACGGCCATTATGAGAACCTGCTGGACGCATTCGATGAGGATTCGGGTGAACAAACGGATCCCTTTGGCCCCATTCAGAGTGGTGAATACGAAGGTGTTGAAGAAGCCACGGCCGATGTATTGGACCGAATATCAGATTCCGATGAAGACATCCAAAAGTTCCATTCTGAACTCTCAAAGGCGATCGTTTCCGATTGGACAGAACCGTTGAAGAACATCGCTGTCCAAACTGCCTCGGAAATTTCCAAAGAAGAGCAGGTGCTTATTGAGCAAATCCAACGCGTGTACGACGAGAATGAAGAATGGTTGTCTGACCGGGCTGAGGATCTTGGCGTTGGCTCTTTGTTTGCCTTGGATCCCTCCCAGGTACTCTATATGGCTCTCCTTAGAGATATCCAGTCGGAGATTCCGGAGATTTCTAGGTTAAATATCAATCATGTAAAGTTGAAGACGATATTTAACGAGGAATATTCGGTGGTATCAGAAGGACAGGGCGCGGATGAGGTACAGCATCCGCTGATAGACTACCTGAATGCCAATACCGACGAGATATCTGTTCACACCTTTACAGCTCCTCCAGATTATTGGCTCACCTCATTCCGTCGTCGGGCCATTTCATTTGGTGAAGAACACAGAAATCGTTGGAACAAGGTTTCTGAAGGAGATCTAGCACTCTTCCATTCCCGAGCCGAACCGGGAAACCCGGCACTCGAATCCCAACCTGCGGGTTTCATAGGTGCAGGTATTGTCGGACAAAGTTACACAGTGGAGGACGATTGGTGGTGGGACGAGATTTATGAGGGCAAATCGTTCCCGTATATTTTGAGCTTCGACCGGCTGTTCCTCACTAGTGACATTACTTCAATCGACCAATCAATCACTATCCTCGAGGAGAGTGATGAGGAAATCGAGGATCAAATTGAGACACTAACTGAGGGGCTCCTCACATTCAGCAGGGTCAATGATCGCTGTGAAGAAGAGGTAGGAAAGGGTATTGGCGCGCAGGGCTCCTTCCAAACCTTCCGATCAGAAAACGGGAAATTAGACTATGAGCGTCCTCGGATTATCCTCCAGGAACTGGCTCAATCTCTTTCTGAAAGCTCACCAGTCAATATACACTATTCTGCAAACCCCAATCTCTCAACAGAAATATTAGATGGGTTGTATTTCCCCGGCAATCAAGGCGAGGAGATAATTAACGAGATTGAAGCAGCAATACGATCGGGGAAGCACGTCATTCTGACTGGTCCTCCCGGAACAGGGAAAACTGAAATCGCTGAACGAGTAGCCCAAGACCTCGCTGAATCGCATCCCCACCTCTACACCGGATCCCAAGTTACGACTGCTACCGCTGATTGGTCCACGTTTGATACTGTCGGCGGATATATGCCTAGTGAGAGTCAGGACACCAATTCTGGCGAGTCCCTGTCCTTCACTCCCGGGACCGTCCTCAATCGGCTACGCCATACGCACCATGATGTTCCGATTAACGAGCCACTCGTTATCGACGAACTGAATCGAGCTGACATCGACAAGGCGTTCGGACAACTGTTTACCGTTCTTTCCGGACAGCCAGTTACGCTCCCGTATACCCGAAACGGAGACGAAGTTGAAATTCTACCTGTGAATGATCTCGAAGGGAGTCCACGACAAAATCAATATCCGATCCCAAATTCGTGGCGTCTGTTGGCGACGATGAATACCTATGATAAGACTTCACTGTACGAGATGAGCTACGCCTTCATGCGGCGTTTCGCATTCATACGGGTTGGTGTTCCTGATCTCGACGGTAATCTCGACACCCTGATGGAGGAGTATATCTCAGCATGGGAAGATGGCGATGAAGCCCTTGAAATCAATCTCAGTGATCGGGAATTACGCGCTGTTGGTCAAGTTTGGCAAAGAACAAATTCAGCTGTAGAAGGCCGATCAATCGGCCCGGCGATCGTGAGGGACCTTGTCCTCTTTGTGGAGAATCACGACGATCGGAAGCTAAAGCCTCGGCTGACGAGAGCGGTCATTGCATATGTATTCCCGCAATTGGAGGGAGTGCCGAAACGACAAGAGATCGTCGAGAGTATCGCGAAACTCCAAGATGTCGTCGATTCGGAGACTCTCAAAGATGCAGCTAGTGAGATGCTTCAGATTACTTTCGAGGAGGACTAA
- a CDS encoding Eco57I restriction-modification methylase domain-containing protein yields MPSSFLDSRTGRRWDYDRGGDEFEYYQGSGASQLEIAVADHGERPTKEFLRKTYTDRRGNRANPILIVAIYDDKVGLCGPSGEEPPIYRDVDRGQAERVCEAALDKPDRFTAQQFLSEMLPQLDEELTGLRNQGLLSTHELRVGVPERDDWVDATKQARHALDDDDPREMVKGLNYEIDQLTDQSYVLRDTSDGHERAVAMFLQEDESFDHAQDRFVGQSPVAYALNEADKRNLDYVIGSSGDTLRLYTTNPDEGFGSRGRTDTYVEVNTNLLADDKAAYLWLLFSANALRDDGTLHDIMERSKDYAADLGARLRERIYDDVVPDLAEAIARARDLEDPTKEDLDQTYEMALILLYRLLFISYTEDEEFLPRRRNARYDQESLKRKARDLHEFVQDDGEFDENFYDHWDDVMHLSRAIHHGHDELGLPAYDGRLLSEDPEISEAGARLADIRLDNSEFGPVLVNLLIDETEDGYQGPVDFRNIGVREFGVIYEGLLESELSQADQPLTVDDGRYEPVSTDGQQTLGEDDGVVVQEGEVYLHGQSGERKATGTYYTKTRFVEHLLDYSLEPALDDHIERIDRLREEEGENAAADAFFDIRVADIAMGSGHFLVGAVDRIESRLYSYLTENPLPPVEDELDNLEDAALDAFDDEEYAPPVERGQLLRRQVARRCIFGADLNPLATELARLSIWVHTFVPGLPLTFLDYNLVTGDSLAGIGTLDEVTDILDVDQTSLGMFAGGQSVMNEVREDISRLGDFADASAEQVQEARETRGEIEDSLEQVRARFDILAASRIDDEIDTDAVSDTSIEDVTELPSYERAQEILESTNPLHFPAAFPEVFDGESSGFDVIVGNPPWEKTQIERHEFWGRYHPGLRGVSQRERESIMDDLETERPDLAAEFERLKDAEEKRGKILTNGPYPGIGKSHPDLYKAFSWRFWNLVNRDGDVGVVLPRSCFIGPGMEQFRRRVLDEGEVLDLTFLKNKAGWVFDGVEPRYTIALFSFHRTRSSTDPELPIRGPYDDAPSYEKAMEQSPYRFPAERAKKWGGTATIPLLPDDLRSVDVFDTLEGHTFIGDDSAEWYPVPYQELNATQDKKADDGTRIMHMIEDPPDSYWPVYKGESFNIWTPRAGSVYAWADPDVLVDYMQDKREGSYRYAGSRSPFSDMSEEWVYDEETLPCFSPRIAFRDIARRTDSRTVLSSLIPPKTVMVHNSPTLIFPQGNQEDEAYLLGVLSSIPLDWYARRFVEAHVTFGIFNTLPLPRPGREDRLRQRVVELSGRLAAVDDRYADWADAVGVDYGPLDEDTKQEKIYELDAVVAHLYGLSREHVKVVFETFHDGWDYEERLERVLDYYEEWADRLDLDHADREAERAAGTRNDD; encoded by the coding sequence ATGCCATCTTCGTTTCTCGATTCAAGAACTGGCCGCCGGTGGGACTACGACCGGGGCGGCGATGAGTTCGAATATTATCAAGGAAGTGGCGCAAGTCAACTCGAAATTGCAGTTGCCGATCACGGCGAACGACCGACGAAAGAGTTCCTCCGGAAGACGTACACTGACCGACGAGGGAACCGTGCGAACCCGATTTTGATCGTCGCGATCTACGATGACAAGGTTGGCCTGTGTGGGCCGAGCGGTGAAGAGCCGCCGATCTACCGCGATGTTGACCGCGGACAGGCTGAGCGCGTGTGTGAGGCCGCGCTAGACAAACCAGACCGCTTCACCGCTCAGCAGTTCCTTAGCGAAATGCTTCCTCAACTCGACGAGGAGCTCACGGGACTCCGTAACCAAGGCCTCCTCTCGACCCACGAGCTTCGCGTTGGAGTACCCGAGCGTGATGATTGGGTAGATGCGACGAAACAGGCCCGACACGCCCTAGATGACGATGACCCGCGAGAGATGGTCAAGGGGCTGAACTACGAGATCGATCAGCTCACCGACCAGAGTTACGTCCTCAGGGATACCAGCGACGGTCACGAGCGGGCGGTCGCCATGTTCCTCCAAGAGGACGAATCGTTCGACCACGCACAGGATCGGTTCGTGGGTCAGTCGCCGGTGGCCTACGCGCTCAATGAAGCGGACAAGCGGAACCTGGATTACGTCATCGGAAGTAGCGGTGACACGCTCCGGCTGTACACGACGAACCCCGACGAAGGTTTCGGGTCGCGCGGTCGTACGGACACCTACGTCGAGGTGAACACGAACCTGCTCGCGGACGACAAAGCCGCGTACCTTTGGCTACTATTCTCCGCGAACGCGCTCCGTGACGACGGGACGCTCCACGACATCATGGAGCGGTCGAAGGATTACGCCGCCGACCTCGGGGCTCGTCTTCGAGAGCGCATCTACGACGATGTCGTCCCTGATCTCGCGGAAGCCATCGCTCGGGCTCGTGATCTTGAGGACCCGACGAAAGAGGATCTCGACCAGACCTACGAGATGGCACTTATCCTGCTATACCGACTTCTCTTCATCTCCTACACCGAAGACGAGGAGTTCCTCCCGCGGCGGCGCAACGCCCGGTACGACCAGGAATCGCTCAAGCGCAAAGCCCGCGACCTCCACGAGTTCGTACAGGACGACGGCGAGTTCGACGAGAACTTCTACGACCACTGGGACGACGTGATGCACCTCTCCCGTGCCATCCATCACGGTCACGACGAGCTCGGCCTTCCTGCGTACGATGGGCGGCTTCTCTCTGAGGACCCAGAAATCTCCGAAGCCGGCGCAAGACTCGCTGACATCCGGCTCGACAACTCCGAATTCGGACCGGTACTTGTGAACCTCCTCATCGACGAGACCGAGGACGGCTACCAGGGGCCCGTCGACTTCCGAAATATCGGCGTGCGCGAGTTCGGAGTTATCTACGAGGGACTCCTCGAATCCGAACTCTCACAGGCCGATCAGCCGCTCACCGTAGACGACGGACGCTACGAGCCCGTCAGTACTGACGGACAGCAAACGCTGGGTGAGGACGACGGTGTGGTCGTCCAGGAGGGGGAGGTGTATCTCCACGGGCAGTCCGGCGAACGTAAGGCGACCGGAACGTACTACACCAAGACTCGGTTCGTCGAGCATCTGCTGGACTACTCGTTGGAACCCGCGCTCGACGACCACATAGAACGCATTGACCGACTCCGAGAAGAAGAGGGTGAGAACGCCGCCGCGGACGCGTTCTTTGACATCCGAGTGGCCGACATCGCGATGGGTTCGGGACACTTCCTCGTGGGTGCCGTTGACCGAATCGAGTCACGGCTCTACTCGTACCTCACCGAGAATCCGCTGCCGCCTGTCGAGGACGAACTGGACAATCTCGAAGACGCCGCCCTGGACGCCTTCGACGACGAAGAGTACGCGCCACCGGTCGAACGTGGGCAACTACTCCGGCGGCAGGTCGCGCGACGGTGCATTTTCGGCGCTGATCTAAATCCCCTGGCGACGGAACTCGCTCGACTGTCGATCTGGGTCCACACGTTCGTTCCGGGCCTTCCGCTGACGTTCCTCGACTACAACCTCGTGACCGGCGACTCGCTCGCGGGAATCGGGACACTAGACGAGGTAACGGACATCCTTGACGTGGATCAAACGTCGCTGGGGATGTTCGCCGGCGGACAGAGTGTAATGAATGAGGTGCGTGAGGACATCTCTCGACTCGGCGACTTCGCTGACGCGAGCGCCGAACAGGTACAGGAGGCCCGGGAAACCCGCGGGGAAATCGAAGACAGTCTCGAACAAGTCCGAGCGAGGTTCGACATTCTCGCGGCATCACGTATTGACGATGAGATTGATACGGACGCCGTTTCGGATACGAGTATCGAGGACGTAACCGAACTACCGAGTTACGAGCGGGCACAGGAGATACTGGAATCAACTAATCCGTTACACTTCCCGGCAGCGTTCCCTGAGGTGTTCGACGGTGAGAGTTCTGGTTTCGACGTTATCGTTGGGAATCCACCATGGGAGAAAACACAAATTGAGCGTCATGAGTTCTGGGGGCGCTACCATCCCGGGCTCCGGGGCGTCTCTCAACGAGAGCGTGAAAGTATTATGGATGATCTGGAGACAGAGCGACCCGACCTTGCTGCCGAGTTTGAGCGTCTAAAAGATGCGGAGGAGAAACGCGGGAAGATACTTACGAACGGCCCCTATCCAGGCATCGGAAAGTCACATCCCGACCTGTACAAGGCGTTCTCGTGGCGGTTTTGGAATCTCGTGAATAGGGACGGAGATGTAGGTGTTGTCCTCCCACGCAGTTGTTTCATCGGTCCAGGGATGGAACAATTCCGCCGTCGAGTTCTGGATGAGGGAGAAGTCCTTGATTTGACCTTTCTCAAAAATAAGGCGGGCTGGGTGTTCGATGGAGTTGAACCTCGGTACACTATTGCGCTTTTTTCGTTCCATCGAACACGGTCCAGTACAGATCCTGAACTACCTATCAGGGGACCATATGACGATGCCCCAAGCTATGAGAAGGCCATGGAACAGAGTCCCTACAGATTCCCTGCTGAACGGGCGAAAAAATGGGGAGGTACTGCAACAATTCCCCTCCTTCCGGATGACTTGAGATCTGTAGATGTATTTGACACCCTTGAGGGTCATACATTCATCGGCGATGATTCGGCTGAGTGGTATCCAGTTCCCTATCAGGAGCTGAATGCAACTCAAGATAAGAAAGCCGACGACGGGACCAGAATAATGCATATGATTGAGGACCCCCCGGACAGCTACTGGCCGGTGTATAAGGGGGAATCCTTCAATATCTGGACCCCTCGCGCAGGTAGTGTATATGCCTGGGCAGATCCAGATGTCCTGGTTGATTATATGCAGGATAAAAGAGAAGGATCCTATCGGTATGCTGGCAGTCGCTCACCATTCTCTGACATGAGTGAGGAATGGGTATACGACGAAGAGACATTACCATGTTTCTCGCCAAGAATCGCATTCCGAGACATAGCTCGGCGAACAGATAGTAGAACTGTACTCTCCTCGCTTATTCCACCAAAAACCGTTATGGTGCATAATTCACCCACCCTGATCTTTCCGCAAGGAAATCAGGAAGATGAGGCATATCTTTTGGGAGTCCTCAGTTCGATCCCCCTCGATTGGTATGCGCGTCGCTTCGTTGAGGCACATGTTACGTTCGGGATTTTCAACACTCTCCCTCTGCCCCGTCCGGGGCGCGAGGATCGCCTACGCCAGCGTGTCGTCGAACTCTCCGGCCGCCTCGCTGCTGTCGACGACCGCTATGCCGATTGGGCCGACGCGGTCGGCGTTGACTACGGTCCCCTCGACGAGGACACCAAACAGGAGAAGATCTACGAACTCGACGCCGTCGTCGCGCATCTCTACGGTCTCTCCCGTGAGCACGTCAAGGTAGTCTTCGAGACGTTCCACGACGGCTGGGACTACGAGGAGCGTCTCGAACGCGTGCTCGACTATTACGAGGAATGGGCGGACCGACTCGATCTCGACCACGCCGACCGCGAGGCGGAACGAGCGGCTGGTACACGCAACGATGACTGA
- a CDS encoding helicase-related protein, translating into MTERSRFERPQFVDNRSGNTLATAINGYLEEIDDRLADDPDLDVVTGYFNPRGYFSVDEGLGHVDQVRLLIGAQPEYEGTERWRQPGDPLDEEYDQKRINDALQRLDENLEQDRNLLGFSREMDENLQDLVEFLNSDRVEIRRHEDRFIHGKAYLFSDHEGVIAGSSNFTGAGLNSNLELNLGTYDPHVTGKVQDWFDDLWNESEPFDLAGLYEERFEPYDPYLVYLRVLYERYGEELEEERDEEGGIGLTTFQEDGVRRANRFLDEHGGVIVADEVGLGKTYIAGELLHQYVHENRQRALVVAPAYLRDGMWNRKPSEWGIQFETISYAELRNDSQLGGDANNLDLEVDEYQLVVIDEAHAFRNPGTQQADALRRLLRGDPPKDVVMLTATPVNNSLWDLYYELNYFIKNDAEFAHEGIRSLRERFKQAQAEDPSDLSPDMLFDVLDETTVRRTRQFIKSHYENATMPDGEGGSIRISFPDQHPQRVDYEFSETFGDEYFGDIARGLAAADHEEAELTLARYRPSYYLEGEEDSSELSLVGLLRTGLLKRFESSSHAFANTLNRMIGQNRAALQLMDEGYFPDTDAIDEWMETDSDEAWDELLEEAEGHHIPLAAAETDPNQLRADLEHDIEILERWHDGARAVTREQDEKLHALRDTLHDVVELARKDAETEGAADDTVEAAFRQNRKVLLFSYYEDTVDWILDYLEDIVAEDDELSCYEGRIAGVSGDDSKCGVSREDAVYGFAPNISDAPPDATDDFDILVTTDVLGQGVNLQEARTVINYDLPWNPMRVVQRNGRIDRVNSPHSDIYPISFFPEDRLDELLELEHRVRRKLTQAARSIGVDSEVIPDMETLEQNFSDKLEEIGSIHNEEEELYEQGGTEAAAYSGEEYRQELRKGLQTREDQITSLPWAAGSGFKGENPGYFFCARIGDEVFMRFVPKGWDEIERSDDKDVLIQDTLTCLKRIECTAETDRTLPGRMRERVYDAWEVARGDIFQQWQEQTDPLNVQPDIRKLFREVGQHLRDHWPSEMTGKKLQTTVSAVEAPWPRRYERELREIFKNDALGPVEKSRKLVEKVDDLGLQPYEAPDPLPQLEEKEEVKLVTWMVVAPEENGTTEQDKPKLMSQMTFES; encoded by the coding sequence ATGACTGAACGCAGTCGCTTCGAGCGCCCACAGTTCGTCGATAACCGGAGCGGGAACACGCTCGCTACGGCGATCAACGGCTACCTCGAGGAGATCGACGACCGCCTCGCCGACGATCCAGATTTGGACGTCGTGACCGGCTACTTCAACCCGCGGGGCTACTTCTCGGTCGACGAAGGACTGGGGCACGTCGATCAAGTCCGACTCCTCATCGGTGCCCAACCGGAGTACGAGGGGACCGAACGGTGGCGGCAACCAGGCGATCCGCTGGACGAGGAATACGACCAGAAGCGGATCAACGATGCGCTCCAGCGACTCGATGAGAATCTCGAACAGGACCGGAATCTGCTGGGGTTCTCACGCGAAATGGACGAGAATCTACAGGACCTCGTGGAGTTCCTTAATAGCGACCGCGTGGAGATTCGTCGGCACGAGGACCGATTCATCCACGGGAAGGCCTACCTGTTTTCCGACCACGAGGGCGTCATCGCTGGTTCGTCGAACTTCACCGGTGCCGGCCTGAACTCGAACCTCGAACTCAACCTCGGCACGTACGACCCGCACGTCACGGGGAAGGTCCAGGACTGGTTCGACGACCTCTGGAACGAGAGCGAACCGTTCGATCTCGCCGGACTATACGAGGAACGGTTCGAGCCGTACGACCCGTATCTCGTCTACCTGCGCGTGCTCTACGAGCGATACGGTGAAGAGCTTGAGGAGGAACGCGACGAAGAGGGTGGCATCGGCCTCACGACCTTCCAGGAGGATGGTGTCCGCCGAGCGAATCGGTTCCTCGACGAACACGGTGGCGTCATAGTCGCAGACGAGGTCGGCCTCGGGAAGACATACATCGCTGGCGAATTGCTCCATCAGTACGTCCACGAAAACCGCCAGCGGGCGCTTGTTGTCGCCCCAGCGTATCTCCGGGACGGGATGTGGAACCGCAAACCCAGCGAGTGGGGCATCCAATTCGAGACGATCTCCTACGCCGAACTCCGAAACGACAGCCAACTCGGTGGCGACGCCAACAACCTGGATCTTGAGGTTGACGAATACCAGCTGGTCGTCATCGACGAGGCACACGCGTTCCGCAATCCAGGGACCCAGCAAGCGGACGCTCTCCGTCGCCTCCTCCGTGGCGACCCTCCAAAGGACGTGGTGATGCTCACGGCAACCCCGGTCAACAACTCACTGTGGGATCTCTACTACGAACTCAATTACTTCATCAAAAACGACGCCGAGTTCGCCCACGAGGGCATCCGATCGCTTCGTGAGCGGTTCAAACAAGCGCAGGCAGAGGACCCGTCGGATCTGAGTCCCGATATGCTGTTCGACGTGCTTGACGAGACGACCGTCCGTCGGACTCGTCAGTTCATCAAAAGTCACTACGAGAACGCCACGATGCCGGATGGCGAGGGTGGCTCTATTCGGATTAGTTTCCCTGACCAGCATCCACAGCGTGTGGATTACGAGTTCTCCGAGACGTTCGGCGACGAGTACTTCGGGGATATCGCTCGTGGACTCGCAGCGGCCGACCACGAGGAAGCTGAACTGACACTAGCTCGCTATCGTCCATCGTACTACTTGGAAGGCGAAGAGGATAGCTCTGAGCTGTCGTTGGTGGGGCTGCTCCGGACAGGACTACTCAAGAGATTCGAATCATCAAGCCACGCGTTTGCGAACACGCTGAACCGAATGATCGGGCAAAACCGGGCCGCGCTCCAGCTCATGGACGAGGGGTACTTCCCGGACACCGATGCGATCGACGAGTGGATGGAGACTGACAGCGATGAGGCCTGGGACGAACTCCTCGAGGAGGCTGAGGGCCATCATATCCCGCTTGCTGCTGCTGAAACAGACCCGAATCAGCTCCGTGCGGACCTCGAACACGATATCGAGATTCTGGAACGATGGCACGACGGTGCGCGCGCTGTGACTCGTGAACAGGACGAAAAGCTCCACGCCCTCCGCGACACGCTTCATGATGTCGTAGAACTGGCCCGAAAAGATGCTGAGACAGAGGGGGCTGCAGACGATACCGTGGAGGCTGCGTTCCGACAGAACCGGAAGGTCTTGTTGTTCTCCTACTACGAGGACACGGTCGACTGGATCCTCGATTACCTAGAAGACATCGTCGCCGAGGACGATGAACTCTCGTGCTACGAGGGACGTATCGCCGGGGTGTCAGGTGATGATTCCAAGTGCGGTGTCTCAAGAGAAGACGCAGTCTACGGGTTTGCTCCGAACATCTCTGACGCACCGCCGGATGCAACGGACGACTTCGATATTCTCGTGACCACGGACGTCCTCGGTCAAGGGGTTAATCTCCAGGAAGCCCGCACAGTCATCAACTACGATTTGCCCTGGAATCCGATGCGTGTGGTACAGCGGAACGGTCGTATCGACCGCGTGAACTCGCCGCACTCCGATATCTACCCGATCTCGTTCTTCCCGGAGGATCGACTGGATGAACTGCTCGAACTCGAACATCGGGTCCGACGGAAGCTTACACAAGCGGCTCGGTCGATCGGCGTCGACAGTGAAGTGATTCCAGACATGGAGACGTTAGAGCAAAACTTCTCGGACAAGCTCGAAGAGATTGGGTCCATCCACAATGAGGAGGAGGAACTCTACGAGCAGGGTGGGACAGAGGCAGCAGCCTATTCAGGCGAGGAGTACAGGCAGGAACTCCGAAAGGGGCTGCAAACCCGAGAGGATCAGATTACGTCACTCCCGTGGGCGGCAGGGTCGGGATTTAAAGGCGAGAACCCGGGTTACTTTTTCTGCGCCAGGATCGGCGACGAGGTGTTCATGCGATTCGTTCCGAAGGGGTGGGACGAGATTGAGCGGAGTGACGACAAAGATGTCTTGATCCAGGACACACTCACCTGCCTCAAACGAATCGAGTGTACAGCCGAAACGGACCGCACCCTCCCCGGCCGGATGCGTGAGCGAGTCTACGACGCCTGGGAGGTCGCCAGGGGCGACATCTTCCAACAGTGGCAAGAGCAAACCGATCCGTTGAACGTACAGCCGGACATCCGTAAGCTGTTCAGGGAAGTCGGCCAACATCTCCGGGACCATTGGCCCAGCGAAATGACGGGTAAGAAGCTCCAAACGACGGTTTCTGCCGTTGAAGCCCCGTGGCCTCGTCGATACGAGCGCGAACTCCGTGAAATCTTCAAGAATGACGCCCTCGGACCAGTCGAGAAGTCACGAAAACTCGTAGAGAAAGTGGACGACTTGGGACTACAACCGTACGAAGCGCCGGACCCACTTCCACAACTCGAAGAAAAAGAGGAAGTAAAGCTCGTGACTTGGATGGTCGTCGCGCCGGAGGAGAACGGAACAACGGAACAAGATAAACCTAAACTCATGTCCCAGATGACATTCGAATCATAG